In the genome of Nitrospira japonica, one region contains:
- a CDS encoding ABC transporter substrate-binding protein, with product MANVSRRGFLQLSALTSFTIISGEWAVRTSDHSRCSGTAWAAEPIKIGILDPLSSPYKTSSIHDVHGANVAVDLFNKNGGVIGRPVMLLEADDASNADTAVKAATKFIREDQVDFLMGTFNGDCALAVSALAHREHKLFMVTGACLPELTGEACNPHTFVFMPHARMLAEAVVPEVIKAYGAKWFMITANTLDGKIAAQAVVDAAKPRNVQFVGETVLPFGTSDYTAALTTARSKNPTAIILNLYGWDLVNALKDYGKLDLAKEKIGLGGLISGEQIGRPLGYANNAGIWGLIWDPKIKTESSRRFIQAVVDKYNHTPTSRCYLGYAAMTQILEAVHRAGSTETAAVIKALEGHQFDGLKEGQSVFRASDHQHVQDVLVGEAYGRELGLGHFKILTTLQGDANPGAADRGNCAM from the coding sequence ACATCCGACCACTCCCGATGCAGTGGTACGGCATGGGCGGCTGAGCCGATCAAGATCGGAATCCTCGATCCGTTGTCCAGCCCATACAAGACCTCCTCGATTCATGATGTGCATGGTGCCAATGTCGCTGTCGATCTCTTCAACAAAAACGGCGGTGTGATCGGGAGGCCGGTGATGCTCCTTGAGGCAGACGATGCATCCAATGCCGATACGGCGGTCAAGGCAGCGACCAAATTCATCCGTGAAGATCAGGTGGATTTCTTGATGGGCACCTTCAATGGCGATTGCGCGCTTGCCGTCAGTGCCCTAGCCCATCGAGAGCACAAGCTGTTCATGGTCACGGGTGCCTGCCTGCCGGAGTTGACGGGGGAAGCCTGCAACCCTCATACATTCGTTTTCATGCCCCATGCCAGGATGCTTGCTGAAGCGGTGGTTCCCGAGGTGATCAAGGCCTATGGAGCCAAGTGGTTCATGATCACGGCGAACACGCTGGACGGGAAAATCGCGGCGCAGGCCGTCGTCGATGCGGCAAAGCCACGCAATGTCCAATTTGTGGGCGAAACCGTGCTGCCGTTCGGGACCAGCGATTACACGGCCGCGCTGACGACGGCAAGGTCAAAAAATCCGACGGCCATCATTCTCAATCTTTACGGATGGGATCTCGTGAACGCGCTGAAGGATTATGGAAAGCTCGATCTGGCTAAGGAGAAGATTGGGCTCGGCGGCCTGATCAGCGGCGAGCAAATCGGGCGACCATTGGGTTATGCCAACAATGCGGGTATATGGGGCTTGATCTGGGACCCGAAGATCAAGACCGAAAGTTCCAGGCGTTTCATCCAGGCGGTGGTCGACAAGTACAATCACACGCCGACCTCGCGCTGTTATCTGGGCTATGCCGCCATGACGCAGATTTTAGAGGCCGTTCACCGAGCTGGTTCGACCGAGACGGCGGCTGTCATCAAGGCATTAGAGGGACACCAATTCGATGGGCTCAAGGAAGGTCAATCGGTGTTTCGCGCCTCGGACCATCAACACGTTCAGGACGTTCTCGTCGGAGAGGCCTACGGGCGGGAGCTTGGACTGGGCCACTTTAAAATCCTGACGACGTTACAGGGAGATGCCAATCCTGGTGCTGCGGATCGCGGCAATTGCGCAATGTAG
- a CDS encoding OmpA family protein produces MQRERLLAIILGLLVTVWAANDTGAEWYNQEEAPNDTSSRALNEMRAKGKVAAPAEDPRNLRIAELERMVAERDKEIARLRELSGDVNQAKGRSSDLERQLAERDRMLTDRDRELATLRSGAGDSEKMAQQLSSTQRELELSRTHTADLERQMSGLSASSGAEIAALQAGAGDRDKLAAELAASKQRTAELEAQCAALGSAAGEKDKLTAELAAAKQQTANLEKQLADRDRELAGLRGDLSAEMAKLKEAERGLIRALRPQIDKKNITVDLNNERLLINLASGYLFDSGDDRLKPDGTEALKQVGAILKEFPEYKVSVDGHTDNRPIRGALKNKFPSNVELSEARARNAAEALSSGGFSGASTAGYSDTRPVAPNTTDAGRAQNRRVEVRVTR; encoded by the coding sequence ATGCAACGTGAGAGATTGCTAGCGATCATTTTGGGACTGCTTGTCACCGTCTGGGCGGCCAACGACACCGGTGCGGAGTGGTACAACCAGGAGGAGGCGCCGAACGACACCAGCAGCCGCGCGCTCAACGAAATGAGGGCCAAAGGCAAAGTGGCGGCCCCCGCCGAGGATCCGCGAAATCTTCGCATCGCCGAACTGGAGCGCATGGTGGCGGAGCGCGACAAGGAAATCGCCAGGCTGAGAGAACTCTCGGGCGACGTGAACCAGGCCAAGGGTCGGAGCAGCGATTTGGAACGTCAGTTAGCCGAACGCGACCGGATGCTCACTGACCGCGATCGCGAGTTGGCCACGCTCCGTTCGGGCGCGGGCGATTCCGAAAAGATGGCTCAACAACTGTCCTCGACGCAGCGGGAGCTCGAACTTTCCAGAACCCATACCGCAGATCTCGAAAGACAAATGAGCGGCCTCTCGGCCTCGTCCGGAGCCGAGATTGCCGCACTTCAGGCGGGCGCTGGCGACAGAGACAAGCTGGCTGCCGAGCTGGCGGCCTCGAAACAACGGACGGCGGAGCTTGAAGCGCAATGCGCGGCCCTCGGAAGCGCCGCAGGCGAGAAAGACAAGCTCACGGCAGAACTGGCTGCGGCCAAGCAGCAGACGGCCAATCTGGAGAAGCAATTGGCGGATCGGGATCGGGAACTCGCGGGACTTCGCGGGGACCTCTCGGCAGAAATGGCAAAGCTGAAGGAAGCCGAACGCGGCCTGATCCGGGCGCTCAGGCCTCAAATCGACAAAAAGAATATCACGGTCGATTTGAACAACGAGCGGCTTCTCATTAATCTGGCCTCCGGTTATCTCTTCGATTCCGGCGATGATCGACTCAAGCCGGACGGAACAGAGGCGTTGAAACAAGTCGGGGCGATTCTGAAGGAATTCCCCGAATATAAGGTCTCGGTGGACGGCCATACGGACAATCGGCCTATCCGCGGCGCGCTGAAGAACAAATTTCCTTCCAACGTTGAACTGTCCGAAGCGCGGGCACGGAATGCCGCCGAGGCGTTGTCGAGCGGTGGATTCTCCGGAGCATCCACGGCCGGCTATTCCGACACCAGACCGGTGGCTCCCAATACCACCGATGCCGGACGAGCCCAGAACCGACGGGTGGAAGTCCGTGTGACGAGATAA
- a CDS encoding DUF481 domain-containing protein — MRRPSILNACTVVLVIWLTFPFVAHAADTEAAAGPPAPVPIDIVTLKDGSVLYGEVIEMTEGTLHLKTVDSADKAFKVKWSEVSKLTVTHPLPFHLKEGTILVGTTQADKDGFLLLKVESLADPLTIPVGSVASINPLVQPPVIFVGAVTAGISTANGNTNFQNASFLLDLTGRSEKLRLLLNGRYVYNENDGQLAARNARGTIKLDFFFTKRFYAFTSAYFEQDTFQDLNLRTALATGPGYQFIDLGDFSGPYFKDMSLSGEFGVSYFNEDFKNLQDQSSVRGRGSLRFNWPMLDERVVLYHFDEFFPSFQNSKDYYLTMDQGIRLKLIEGFVANLQFTYRYNNTPPPGVQSTDTLYLITFGYNFDTTRRR; from the coding sequence ATGCGACGTCCTTCGATTCTGAACGCCTGCACAGTCGTTCTGGTGATCTGGCTGACCTTTCCGTTTGTGGCGCATGCCGCGGACACGGAGGCGGCCGCCGGTCCCCCGGCCCCGGTTCCGATCGATATCGTGACCTTGAAGGACGGCAGCGTTCTCTATGGCGAGGTCATCGAAATGACCGAGGGAACCCTGCACCTGAAGACCGTGGACAGCGCCGACAAGGCATTCAAGGTCAAGTGGAGTGAAGTCTCCAAGCTTACCGTGACCCATCCTCTTCCGTTCCATCTGAAAGAGGGCACGATTTTGGTGGGCACGACTCAAGCGGATAAGGACGGGTTCCTTCTCCTCAAGGTCGAGTCGCTGGCCGACCCCCTGACCATTCCCGTCGGATCGGTTGCATCCATCAATCCCCTCGTCCAGCCGCCGGTTATCTTCGTCGGAGCGGTCACCGCCGGTATTTCGACGGCAAACGGAAACACCAATTTTCAGAACGCCAGTTTCCTCCTTGACCTGACCGGGCGCAGTGAAAAGCTCCGGCTCCTCCTGAACGGCCGGTACGTCTACAACGAGAACGACGGGCAACTGGCCGCCCGCAACGCGAGAGGCACGATCAAGCTCGACTTCTTTTTCACCAAACGCTTTTATGCCTTCACGAGCGCGTACTTCGAACAGGATACGTTCCAGGATTTGAACCTCCGAACCGCGCTGGCGACCGGCCCAGGCTATCAATTCATCGATCTCGGCGATTTTTCCGGCCCGTACTTCAAAGACATGTCCCTCTCCGGCGAATTCGGCGTGAGTTATTTCAATGAAGATTTCAAAAATCTCCAGGACCAGTCCTCCGTGCGCGGCCGAGGCTCTTTGAGATTCAACTGGCCCATGCTCGATGAGCGGGTCGTGCTGTACCATTTCGACGAATTTTTCCCTTCATTCCAGAATAGTAAGGATTATTACCTCACGATGGACCAAGGCATCCGGTTGAAGCTCATCGAGGGGTTCGTCGCCAACCTGCAGTTCACTTATCGGTACAACAACACTCCACCACCCGGCGTCCAAAGTACCGATACGCTGTACCTCATCACATTCGGTTACAATTTCGACACGACTCGGCGGCGTTGA
- a CDS encoding mechanosensitive ion channel family protein, with protein sequence MVVMESLTQYAVRYGLHAIVAVGIFAVGVMVARWAGNLAKRQLERHTLEPPVRLLLVRVVRIIVLLFTTVIALEALGVPIAPLIAGIGVAGVGIGLALQGVLSNVMAGLSIIFTKPYRVGEHISLLGVHGDVVMIDIFSTVLMHSDRSRVIIPNRKIIGEILHNFGTIRQMTLTVNIAYTADVDRALAITREILQRHPKILKDPAPEVGVSVLGQPAVTISIQPWTAVVDYGSTQGEVNKIVMERFRAAQIDFAPSAPAPRA encoded by the coding sequence ATGGTGGTCATGGAGTCGCTTACCCAATATGCCGTGCGATACGGCTTGCATGCGATTGTCGCCGTCGGAATTTTCGCCGTCGGAGTCATGGTCGCGCGATGGGCCGGGAATTTGGCGAAACGGCAGCTTGAACGCCACACGCTCGAGCCGCCGGTCAGGCTGCTGCTGGTGAGGGTTGTCCGAATCATCGTCCTGCTGTTCACGACGGTCATCGCGCTTGAGGCGCTCGGCGTGCCGATCGCGCCCCTGATCGCCGGCATCGGCGTCGCCGGCGTGGGGATCGGACTCGCGCTCCAAGGCGTGCTCAGCAACGTCATGGCCGGGCTCTCCATCATCTTCACGAAACCATACCGGGTCGGCGAGCACATCTCGCTGCTAGGAGTACACGGTGACGTCGTCATGATCGACATCTTTTCCACCGTCCTCATGCATTCTGATCGCTCCCGGGTGATCATCCCGAATCGGAAAATCATCGGAGAGATTCTTCACAATTTCGGTACGATCCGCCAAATGACTCTCACGGTCAATATCGCCTACACGGCGGATGTGGACCGGGCATTGGCCATCACGCGGGAAATCCTCCAGCGCCACCCCAAGATTCTGAAGGATCCGGCTCCGGAAGTCGGCGTCAGCGTGCTCGGCCAGCCGGCCGTGACGATCTCCATTCAACCCTGGACGGCCGTCGTCGACTACGGGTCGACCCAGGGAGAGGTCAACAAGATCGTGATGGAACGATTTCGCGCCGCGCAGATCGACTTTGCTCCTTCTGCTCCTGCACCACGGGCCTAG
- a CDS encoding AsmA family protein, which produces MLSYTAERPRTRRMNILLSVALVLIFLSGIVLALPFFVDLGPYQHHLTPLIEKALNRKIQFQSLRLTIWPRFGVRANGFAVLDDPSFNAARFASLSSLDVGFKLLPLLGGEIDVEQIILRDPVMTIVKRKDGVWNLSTLGPAASPSAGHPTTEPSHAHDPLQVLGLFAVDRVMISGGRLIYRDESVNPPAEHRLEDMTLLTTSVRLGQTPTVHLAGTLRPQNLSVGLDGHFGPLVETLDMNRFDFTANIGTLGFALTGTLTDRTLHLTASSESITTTDLPVRLPLAKPVEIRNVLAVAKISFPLKQGVSALEMADLPDIRMDVVMGRSTAQVTGTVLDGLATIAVASSSITTEDLPIEINLPKSINLTNLQAAAQVTAQDARLLRLTFDVFEGRVFAQGRLGTSEAIPPFNGSVAAHRIQLGRVLEAIRPGSAIAVSGTANMDLAVSGRGLLQSDLHRALEGSGRLDVQNGRFDGINLTRELETLFHVVGLSAENLSYTPFSAVESDVLIKSGIVRARNLRMDGQDVHVAGGGTVSFDAAVNLGLNVQLSRSLSRRIAHGSTFGRLAMKEGRIVLPVIVAGTLRDPSLELDMKALTGTVQTQVEDTVRATVKGLLDGTVKPQDLQQQGQELLNELFGR; this is translated from the coding sequence ATGCTTTCCTATACTGCCGAACGACCGCGGACACGTCGCATGAACATCCTCCTGAGCGTCGCCCTCGTACTGATCTTCCTCAGCGGCATTGTGCTTGCGCTGCCGTTCTTCGTCGATCTGGGACCGTATCAACATCACCTCACGCCGTTGATCGAGAAAGCGTTGAACCGCAAGATCCAATTCCAAAGCCTTCGGCTGACAATATGGCCCAGGTTCGGAGTACGTGCGAATGGTTTTGCGGTCTTGGATGATCCGTCATTCAACGCGGCCCGGTTCGCCTCACTCAGCTCTCTGGACGTCGGCTTCAAGCTTCTCCCGCTGCTGGGGGGCGAGATCGACGTCGAGCAGATCATTCTGCGCGATCCGGTCATGACCATCGTCAAGCGCAAGGACGGCGTGTGGAATCTGTCGACCCTCGGCCCCGCGGCTTCTCCCTCCGCGGGACACCCCACGACGGAACCATCGCACGCGCACGACCCCTTGCAGGTGCTCGGACTCTTTGCCGTCGACCGGGTCATGATCTCGGGCGGGCGGCTGATCTACCGCGATGAATCGGTCAATCCGCCGGCGGAACATCGCCTGGAAGATATGACGTTGCTCACGACATCTGTTCGGCTCGGTCAGACTCCGACCGTACATCTGGCCGGAACCCTTCGACCTCAAAATCTCTCCGTCGGGCTCGATGGCCATTTCGGACCGCTCGTCGAGACTCTCGACATGAACCGCTTCGATTTCACCGCGAACATCGGCACACTCGGGTTTGCATTGACGGGGACACTGACCGATCGGACCCTGCATCTCACGGCTTCATCGGAGTCCATCACGACCACGGATTTACCGGTGCGTCTTCCCCTGGCCAAGCCGGTGGAGATCAGGAACGTGCTCGCGGTGGCCAAAATTTCCTTTCCACTGAAACAGGGCGTCTCCGCCTTAGAGATGGCGGACCTCCCGGATATCCGTATGGACGTCGTCATGGGACGATCGACGGCGCAGGTGACGGGCACGGTCCTCGACGGCCTGGCAACCATCGCCGTCGCATCCTCCTCGATCACCACAGAAGACCTGCCGATCGAGATCAACCTTCCGAAATCGATCAACCTGACCAATCTCCAGGCTGCCGCCCAAGTCACCGCTCAGGACGCCCGACTCTTGCGTCTGACCTTCGACGTCTTCGAAGGCCGAGTTTTCGCACAGGGACGCCTCGGCACGTCCGAAGCAATACCGCCGTTCAACGGCTCCGTTGCGGCACACCGTATCCAGCTCGGGCGGGTTCTCGAGGCAATCCGCCCGGGATCTGCGATCGCCGTGAGCGGCACGGCGAACATGGATCTGGCCGTCTCCGGTCGTGGATTGTTACAGTCCGACCTGCACCGCGCGCTGGAAGGGAGCGGACGCCTGGATGTCCAGAACGGGCGATTCGACGGCATCAATCTGACACGCGAGCTCGAGACGTTGTTCCATGTGGTCGGCCTCTCGGCCGAGAACCTCAGCTATACGCCGTTCTCCGCAGTTGAATCGGACGTTCTTATCAAGAGCGGAATCGTCCGGGCGCGTAACCTGCGTATGGACGGACAGGATGTTCACGTGGCAGGCGGCGGAACCGTCAGTTTTGATGCTGCGGTGAATCTCGGGTTGAACGTACAGCTCTCCCGATCGCTAAGCCGGCGGATTGCGCACGGCTCGACGTTCGGCAGGCTTGCAATGAAGGAGGGTCGGATCGTGCTTCCGGTCATCGTGGCCGGGACCCTCCGGGATCCCTCGCTCGAATTGGACATGAAAGCCTTGACCGGAACGGTCCAGACCCAGGTGGAGGACACGGTAAGAGCAACCGTCAAAGGACTCTTGGACGGTACCGTGAAACCGCAGGACTTGCAACAACAAGGGCAGGAGCTCCTGAACGAGCTCTTCGGCCGCTAA
- the dnaX gene encoding DNA polymerase III subunit gamma/tau has translation MDYQVSARKYRPGTFDDVIGQPHVVQTLMNAIASKRVAQAYLFSGTRGVGKTTVARILAKALNCERGPTGSPCAVCVNCIEIAQGNSVDVIEIDGASNTSVDDVREIRENVKFAPFRGQYRIYIIDEVHMLSNSAFNALLKTLEEPPGHVVFIFATTEIHKIPATILSRCQHYNFRRIARTEIVERLRHVAAQDDIAIEDRSLTALARASEGSMRDALSLLDQAMAFGGKTVVHTDLELLLGAVPQELVRAMIQALIAQDSAAALHVLSALLDRGHDLRAYCAEVVEYLRNMLVVSVTAPDEWSRLIEASSEDLAQFASDKGSFNPDELQQLFAIFTQAEDSLRASAHPRFVLETASVKATRLLRKETASSTHPARPLAPERSSSGPAATRTERRPGGEARMAPVTTPIPPAPVAPKSVSAQEPSPLNAAKPERETAPSPKTKAEAARSAEGTPAGPSPGGEVAVLKWEQFQDEVGQAFPNVAPFLERGRLVGIEGHVITIGFDKQAGVARAMLEKPDNMQALTALCARLSGQPMRLRIVEQTEDDPAGPTMAQIRAAKEQEQRLVLFEQARAHPVVKRALEIFGAELTDVRSVTRQKEVQE, from the coding sequence ATGGACTACCAAGTTTCAGCCCGCAAATACCGTCCCGGCACCTTCGACGACGTAATCGGTCAGCCGCACGTCGTGCAGACCTTGATGAATGCCATCGCATCCAAGCGGGTGGCGCAGGCCTATCTGTTTTCCGGAACACGGGGGGTCGGCAAGACCACCGTCGCCAGGATCCTGGCCAAGGCGCTCAACTGCGAACGGGGACCGACGGGTTCGCCGTGCGCCGTGTGCGTCAATTGCATCGAGATCGCGCAGGGGAATTCGGTCGACGTGATCGAAATCGACGGCGCCTCCAATACGAGCGTGGACGATGTCCGGGAGATCCGGGAAAACGTCAAGTTTGCTCCGTTCAGGGGACAATATCGGATCTACATCATCGACGAAGTCCACATGTTGTCGAACTCCGCGTTCAACGCGCTGCTGAAGACCTTGGAGGAGCCGCCCGGGCACGTGGTGTTCATCTTTGCGACAACGGAAATCCATAAGATCCCGGCGACCATTCTGTCCCGCTGCCAGCACTACAATTTTCGACGGATCGCCCGGACGGAGATCGTGGAACGGCTTCGCCATGTGGCGGCGCAGGACGATATTGCGATCGAAGATCGAAGCCTCACGGCCTTGGCGCGAGCCAGTGAAGGCAGTATGCGCGACGCGTTGAGTTTGCTCGACCAGGCGATGGCGTTCGGAGGAAAGACGGTCGTCCATACGGATCTCGAACTTCTGTTGGGGGCGGTACCCCAGGAACTCGTCCGGGCCATGATTCAAGCCCTCATCGCACAAGACAGTGCCGCCGCGTTGCACGTCTTGTCGGCCCTGCTGGATCGAGGTCACGATCTGCGGGCGTATTGCGCGGAGGTTGTCGAGTACCTTCGGAACATGCTCGTCGTGTCGGTCACCGCGCCGGATGAATGGTCGCGGTTGATCGAAGCCTCTTCGGAGGATCTCGCCCAATTCGCGTCGGACAAGGGATCGTTTAACCCCGACGAGCTGCAGCAACTCTTCGCTATTTTTACCCAGGCAGAGGACAGTCTACGGGCCAGCGCCCATCCCCGGTTCGTGCTGGAGACGGCGTCGGTGAAAGCGACCCGCCTTCTGCGAAAGGAAACGGCATCCTCGACGCATCCGGCCCGCCCGCTTGCACCGGAGCGTTCTTCTTCCGGTCCGGCGGCGACGCGCACGGAGAGGCGTCCCGGCGGAGAGGCACGGATGGCTCCGGTGACGACTCCAATCCCCCCGGCGCCGGTCGCACCGAAGTCGGTATCCGCGCAGGAGCCGTCACCGTTGAATGCGGCAAAGCCAGAGAGAGAGACCGCGCCGTCACCCAAGACAAAAGCCGAAGCTGCGCGGTCCGCCGAGGGTACGCCCGCCGGGCCCTCTCCGGGCGGCGAGGTCGCGGTGCTCAAGTGGGAGCAATTTCAAGATGAGGTGGGACAGGCGTTCCCCAACGTCGCGCCCTTTCTCGAGAGGGGACGGTTGGTCGGCATTGAGGGTCACGTGATCACGATCGGTTTTGACAAGCAGGCCGGCGTCGCGCGGGCCATGCTGGAGAAGCCGGACAACATGCAGGCGCTGACCGCGCTCTGTGCGAGACTCAGCGGTCAACCGATGCGGCTTCGCATCGTTGAGCAGACGGAAGATGATCCGGCGGGGCCCACGATGGCGCAGATCAGGGCGGCAAAGGAGCAGGAGCAGCGGCTGGTGCTCTTTGAGCAGGCGCGAGCCCATCCGGTGGTGAAACGGGCATTGGAAATTTTCGGAGCGGAACTCACCGACGTCAGGTCGGTGACGCGGCAGAAAGAGGTGCAGGAATGA
- a CDS encoding YbaB/EbfC family nucleoid-associated protein, protein MKNPFGNMANIMKQAQAMQQQMAKVQEEAANKTATGSAGGGTVTVTANGAMQLVGVSINPEAVKADDVEMLQDLILAASNEALRKAHDMMAEEMKAVTGGMNMPGLL, encoded by the coding sequence ATGAAAAATCCATTCGGAAACATGGCCAATATCATGAAACAGGCGCAGGCCATGCAACAGCAAATGGCGAAAGTGCAGGAGGAGGCGGCGAATAAGACCGCGACGGGTTCCGCCGGCGGCGGGACCGTCACCGTGACGGCCAACGGCGCCATGCAACTCGTCGGGGTCAGCATCAATCCAGAGGCCGTCAAGGCCGACGACGTGGAGATGCTGCAGGATCTGATTTTGGCCGCGTCGAACGAAGCCTTGAGGAAGGCCCACGACATGATGGCCGAGGAAATGAAAGCCGTGACCGGCGGGATGAACATGCCGGGGTTGTTGTAG
- the recR gene encoding recombination mediator RecR: MAVDQQGLLARLVRELVRLPGIGQKTAQRLAFHLLKAEREDALRLADAVRAVKDGLSFCQQCRNIAEGDLCEFCLDPKRDRSRILVVEEPSTLYAIERAGGYRGLYHVLLGALSPLDGVGPSDIRAEELIDRVKLGGIAEVILATNPTIEGEATAIYLTNQLKPLGTRVSRIAYGIPVGMDIEYADEVTLLKSIEGRREL, encoded by the coding sequence ATGGCTGTCGATCAGCAAGGATTGCTCGCGCGGTTGGTCAGGGAACTGGTTCGCCTCCCCGGTATCGGACAGAAAACCGCTCAGCGGCTGGCGTTCCATCTGTTGAAAGCCGAACGAGAGGACGCGTTGCGATTGGCCGACGCGGTGCGGGCCGTCAAGGACGGCCTTTCGTTTTGCCAGCAGTGTCGCAATATTGCCGAAGGCGATCTATGCGAGTTCTGCCTCGATCCGAAGCGTGACCGCTCACGGATTCTGGTGGTGGAAGAGCCCAGCACGCTGTATGCGATCGAACGCGCGGGAGGATATCGCGGACTGTATCACGTTCTCTTGGGGGCGCTGTCGCCGCTCGACGGCGTCGGACCCTCCGATATTCGTGCCGAGGAACTCATCGATCGGGTCAAGTTGGGCGGAATCGCCGAAGTGATTTTGGCCACGAATCCGACGATCGAAGGAGAAGCCACGGCAATCTATCTCACCAACCAACTCAAACCGCTGGGAACCAGGGTTTCGCGCATTGCATACGGGATCCCGGTCGGAATGGACATCGAGTATGCCGACGAAGTCACGTTGTTAAAATCCATCGAAGGTCGGCGGGAACTATAA
- a CDS encoding TraR/DksA family transcriptional regulator, producing MKARSPVRRTSGPSVKPSVRKRRAQSSAGAGKYSSIRKELQKQRAAILEEAGEGLSKRDGQEAFPDVSDQASAEVDQNFTMRIKEREQKLLKKIDEALDRMKKSTYGICERCEEEIPYQRLKARPVTTLCIACKTLQEQEERTRR from the coding sequence ATGAAAGCACGTTCCCCCGTCAGACGCACCAGCGGCCCTTCGGTGAAGCCTTCCGTTCGCAAACGAAGGGCGCAATCCTCCGCCGGCGCCGGAAAATACTCGTCCATCCGTAAAGAACTCCAGAAGCAGCGGGCGGCCATCCTGGAAGAAGCCGGGGAAGGTCTCTCAAAGCGGGACGGCCAGGAGGCGTTTCCGGACGTCAGCGATCAGGCTTCGGCCGAAGTCGATCAAAATTTTACAATGCGCATCAAGGAGCGCGAACAGAAGCTCCTCAAGAAGATCGACGAAGCGCTGGACCGGATGAAGAAGAGCACCTATGGGATCTGCGAGAGGTGTGAGGAAGAAATTCCCTACCAACGGTTGAAAGCCCGCCCCGTCACCACCCTCTGTATCGCCTGTAAGACCCTCCAGGAACAAGAAGAACGAACTCGCCGGTAA
- a CDS encoding tetratricopeptide repeat protein: protein MMLPGTRNDPPRRTGVVAAGLVGLAFLLGACETPNPRQANLPPSESDLALLKSASLCERKEHFLQQHPPSALKVTPWGTGQELMVPADQSPLHGDESYFFDEDGVLAGVLYTFRTGLDLDPYPTLRHTLSMLRPVMEFYLHVPGLSTESSFDSSALYETGDEKTTTQYLVIGFKERPTLLQASVTTDPYVRLFSPYRREFLARLKSTGTKKEGQRIDPQGSEDKEPFASLQQFARGQTAQLSYCGPQDYRVAADAYQKAIAGGFTNKVWQAEVHHKYGQALFGLGQYEKAKSEMLQSLAIRPNTPDTLNNLGSTYLKLGDKAAAQAAFEKAIILRPNYAIARFNLAETVEPMNPKRALTEYETYLALAEGIPEEADRVALVQQRVKKMKH, encoded by the coding sequence ATGATGCTTCCGGGGACGCGCAACGATCCTCCTCGCCGTACCGGCGTCGTTGCCGCCGGCCTCGTCGGATTGGCCTTTCTTCTGGGGGCCTGCGAAACGCCAAACCCGCGACAAGCGAATCTTCCCCCGTCGGAAAGTGACCTTGCACTCCTGAAATCCGCTTCCCTGTGCGAGCGCAAGGAACACTTTCTCCAGCAGCATCCACCGTCTGCCTTGAAGGTGACGCCGTGGGGAACGGGACAAGAACTTATGGTTCCCGCCGACCAAAGCCCTCTCCACGGGGACGAGTCGTATTTTTTCGACGAGGATGGAGTACTCGCCGGCGTTCTTTATACGTTTCGCACCGGTCTGGATTTGGACCCGTATCCAACACTGCGGCACACTCTGTCCATGCTCAGGCCCGTTATGGAATTCTATCTCCACGTCCCGGGCCTATCGACTGAATCCAGCTTCGACTCTTCCGCGCTCTATGAAACGGGAGACGAGAAAACGACCACTCAATATTTGGTGATCGGTTTCAAGGAGCGTCCGACCCTCTTACAGGCCTCGGTCACGACCGATCCCTACGTCAGACTGTTCTCCCCTTACCGCCGGGAATTCCTGGCCCGATTGAAGTCAACCGGGACCAAGAAGGAGGGACAGCGGATCGATCCCCAAGGATCGGAGGACAAAGAACCTTTTGCATCGCTTCAACAGTTCGCCAGGGGCCAAACCGCCCAACTCTCCTACTGCGGACCGCAAGATTACCGCGTGGCAGCGGACGCGTATCAAAAAGCCATTGCCGGCGGATTCACCAACAAAGTATGGCAGGCGGAAGTCCATCACAAATACGGACAGGCACTCTTCGGGCTTGGGCAATACGAAAAGGCCAAGAGCGAGATGCTGCAGTCCTTGGCGATCCGGCCCAATACGCCGGATACTCTCAACAATCTCGGCTCGACATATCTCAAACTCGGCGACAAGGCGGCGGCCCAAGCGGCATTCGAAAAGGCCATTATCCTGCGACCCAACTATGCCATCGCTCGCTTCAACCTGGCGGAAACAGTCGAACCTATGAATCCCAAACGAGCACTGACCGAGTATGAGACATATTTGGCCTTGGCCGAAGGCATTCCCGAAGAAGCCGACCGCGTTGCCCTCGTGCAACAACGGGTCAAAAAAATGAAGCACTGA